The following DNA comes from Deltaproteobacteria bacterium.
CGTAGAGCCCGCCCACCGTCCGGCGCGTCCCCCCGGCGCTCCCCACCAGGTGGCGGGAGAGGACCGGCAAGGTGCCGCCCATCAGGAAGGTCGGCGGCAGGAGCAGCACCGAGGCCAGCAGGAGGCGGGGCAGCAGGCGCAGGGCGACGGAGGCCTCGGCGATCCCGGCCGCGCCCGCGAGGGCGACGTAGGCCGCGCCGGCCAGGCCGACCAGCAGCGGGAGGAGCAGCGCGTAGAGCGCCACGCCCAGCTCGAGGGCGAGGAAGAGGCGCAGGGGCCGGGCGCTGCGATCGACCCGCCGGCCGAAGAAGACGGCGCCGAGGGCGAGGCCCAGCATGAAGGTGCCGAGGACCACCGCCTGGGCGTGGGCCGAGGCGCCGACCAGGGGCGCGAGGAGCTTCGAGGCGATCACCTCGTGCATCAGGCCGGCGAGCCCGCTGCAGAGCACGGCCAGGAGGATCCGGGCCCGCTGCCCCCCTCCCTCCGGCCGCGCCCTCGCCCCGTCCATCGTCAGCGGTGACGGGCCAGGGCCCGGCGCGCGTCCTCCCGGACCTTCTGCGCCAGCGCCTCGGGGGCGAGCACCCGGGCGTGGGGCGCGAAGGAGAGCACCCAGGCGCTGACCCACTCGGCCGAGGCCAGGGGGAAGACGATCTCCACCGAGCCGTCGTCGGCGAAGGTGCAGCTCTCGGCGGCGACCTGCTCGGCGGCGAAGCGCGCCTTCTGTGGGCCCACCCGGACCCGGGCCACCGCGTCGGCGGCGCTGCGCAGGAGGCCGCGCGAGCGGAGGGAATCGAGGATGCCCTCGGGGACCTCGAAGGCCCCGGCCTCGCCCGCGGGTCGCGCCTCGCCCATGCGGTCGAGGCGGAAGACCTTGTAGGGGTCGTGCTCCTCCCCGGCCCCGGCGGCCGGCGGGGCCTCGGGGTCGCCCGCGACCAGGTACCAGTCGCCCTTCTCCGAGTAGAGGCCGTAGGGGTGCACCACCCGCTCGCGGCGCGCGTCGCGGTGGGCCGAGAAGTAGTCGATGGTCACCGCCTGCCGCGCCATGATCGCCGCGGCGAGGATCGCGTGGAGGTCGCCGCCGGCGCCGTCCATCGCCCCGGCGCGGATCCGCTCGCGGGCCTCGAGGTAGCGCGCGCGCTCGGCGTCGCTCATCGCCGCCTCCAGGCGGGAGAGGGCGCCCTCGACCTGCGCGGCGAACTCCGGGCCGGCGCGGTGCAGCACCGTCTGGGCGCCCACCGCCAGGGCGAGGGCCTCGTCGTGGGTGAGGCGCAGGGGCCGGTCGAGGGAGAGGGAGAGGTCGGCGTGCACCCTCCCCGCCTCGAGGTAGAGATCGAGGAAGTCCGCCGGAGAGAAGGGCGGGCGCCCCACCATCAGGAGGAAGTCGAGCTCCTCGGCCAGCGCCTCGGCCTCGATCCCCAGGCGCCCGGCGAGCTCCTCGATGGGGATGCCCTCCGGCCGCTGCGCCACCAGCGGCACCAGCAGGAGGGCCCGGCGCACCCGCTCCTGGAGCTGGCTCACGTCAGGGCCTCCAGCCGCGCGCGCAGCTCGGCGCGCAGGCTCTCGGGCTCGATCACCGCGACGGCGTCGCGCAGGGAGAGGAGCTGCTCGATCAGCGGCTCGAGGAAGCGCGCCTCGAGCTCGACCTCCACCGCGCCGTCGGCGGCCGGCGTGAGCCTCGCCTCCTCGCCGAAGAGGCGGCGGGCCCGGGGCGCCTGCCGGCGCTCCAGCGCGACGCGGACGGTCTCGGGCTCCCCCTCGCCCCAGCTCCAGGCCCGCTCCCGCGCGAGGCGGGCGAGGTCCAGCGCCGCGGGGGCCTCGAAGTCGGGGCTCTTCGGCTTCGCGTCGTTCACCGAGAGCGCCTCCATCCGATCGAGGAGGAAGGAGCGCGGCTCGCGCCGCAGCAGGCAGTGGGCCCGCAGGGTCCAGGCGCCGTCCCGGCAGTAGAGGCCGTGGGGCTCGACCTCGCGCTGCCGCACCTCGTCCCGGTAGAGGGCGTGGTAGGTGAAGCTCACCCGCTTGCGGCGGGCGATGGCGTCCTGGAGGAGGGCGAAGGCCTGCCCCACCCTCCCGGGCTCCCCCCGGGGGCGCGAGTGCACGGCCAGCCGGCCGGAGAGGGGGCTCTCGGCGCCGGTGCCGGTGGTGGCGAAGCCGATCTTCTCGAGGGCGCGGGTGACCTGGGCCTTCCAGGGGAAGCCCTCCATGTCCTGCGCCGCCGCGCCGGCCACCGAGAGGAAGGAGAGCTCCACCGGCGTCAGCTCGAGCTCGGGCAGGAAGTACTCCTCCCGCGAGAGGAGGTAGCCGCCCTCGTCGTCGGCCTCGGAGGGCTCGTGGTAGCGCAGGGGCAGGCCCAGCTCGAGCAGCTCGGCCTTGTCCCGCTCGAACTTCCGCAGCGCCGAGTCGAGGGCGACCTTCGAGTAGTCCTCGAAGTGGTCGCGCAGCTCGCGGAAGGCGATGGGCTCGCGGCGGGCGAGGAAGAGGGTGATCAGGTCGAGGAGCCGTTCGGCGCGATCCATGACGCTTCCCTTGTTGCCGCCCTCGCCGGGCTCCTAGGGGGCGAGGTTCGCCGGGACGCAGGCCAGCGGCCCGAGGAAGGAGGAGCAGACGTAGCCCTCGCGGCAGTCGTCGTCACCGCCGCAGGCCTTCAGGCAGGCGCCGCCGGTGCCGAAGATCAGCCCGCAGACGCCGCCGGCCGGACACTCGAGGCCGGTGTTCGGCCCGCACTCGGCGGAGCAGTAGCCGCCGACGAAGGTGCCGAAGGTGTCCTCCTCGGTGTAGCAGACGGCGCCCTCGGCCTGCTGGCAGTCGGCGGTGCTCTGGCAGGCGTCGCCGATGGCGCTCGTGCCCGCGTCGAGGCTACCGCCGTCCGGCCCGCCGTCGGGACCACCATCGACCCCGCCGTCGAGGCCGACCTCGGAGGGGAAGACGCACTGGCCCTCGTGGCAGATGCGCTCGCCCTTGCACTGCACGTCGGAGCCGCAGCCCTCACCGGGCAGGTAGAGCACCGGCCCGCCGCAGCCCTCGAGGAGGAGGAGGGCGAGGAGCAGGGAGCCGATGGTCGCGGGGGTCCTCATGCCTGCTACTCCTATCACCTCGGACGCGGCTTCGAAGACCCCGGCCTCGAGCTCCCTCCGGC
Coding sequences within:
- a CDS encoding WYL domain-containing protein → MSQLQERVRRALLLVPLVAQRPEGIPIEELAGRLGIEAEALAEELDFLLMVGRPPFSPADFLDLYLEAGRVHADLSLSLDRPLRLTHDEALALAVGAQTVLHRAGPEFAAQVEGALSRLEAAMSDAERARYLEARERIRAGAMDGAGGDLHAILAAAIMARQAVTIDYFSAHRDARRERVVHPYGLYSEKGDWYLVAGDPEAPPAAGAGEEHDPYKVFRLDRMGEARPAGEAGAFEVPEGILDSLRSRGLLRSAADAVARVRVGPQKARFAAEQVAAESCTFADDGSVEIVFPLASAEWVSAWVLSFAPHARVLAPEALAQKVREDARRALARHR
- a CDS encoding WYL domain-containing protein; amino-acid sequence: MDRAERLLDLITLFLARREPIAFRELRDHFEDYSKVALDSALRKFERDKAELLELGLPLRYHEPSEADDEGGYLLSREEYFLPELELTPVELSFLSVAGAAAQDMEGFPWKAQVTRALEKIGFATTGTGAESPLSGRLAVHSRPRGEPGRVGQAFALLQDAIARRKRVSFTYHALYRDEVRQREVEPHGLYCRDGAWTLRAHCLLRREPRSFLLDRMEALSVNDAKPKSPDFEAPAALDLARLARERAWSWGEGEPETVRVALERRQAPRARRLFGEEARLTPAADGAVEVELEARFLEPLIEQLLSLRDAVAVIEPESLRAELRARLEALT